The window CGAGCCGCCGGAAGACGCCCGCCTCCTTGGAGTCCGCGCGCCGCAGCATCTCCGCCCGGACCTCGGGGTCGCGCAGGCGCTCGATCCGCTCGGGCACCGGCAGGCCCAGGATCGGCCCCCATCCCGGGATCAGGTTGAGCGCGCAGAACGTGCCCAGCGACATGTTCATCGGCGTGAGGATCGGCATGGTCAGGGCCACCACCCGGCCGCCGGCCTTCCGGGCCCGCTCGCTCGCCTCCAGCTGCCTCGGCACGCGCTCGGGGACGGACGCGTCGATGGTGAGGACGTTCCAGTTGAGGGGCCGGCCGGCCACCGCGCTCATCTCCACGAAGAGATCGATCTCGTCGTCGCTGAACTGGTCCAGGCATCCGGCGACGATCGCCTCGATCTGGGTGCCCTCGTGTTCGCCCACGGCCCGCGACAGCGCGATCAGTTCGGCGGGCTTCGCGTGCCGGGACGCGACCGGCCGGCCGTCACCGTCGCTGTGCGTCGAGGACTGGGTGGTCGACAGGCCCCAGGCACCGGCCTCCATCGCCTCGTGGAACAGCCGCAGCATCTGGTCCAGTTGCTCGTCGGTCGGCTGTCCGCCGACCGCGTCCGGCCCCATCACGTACCGCCGCAGCGCGCAGTGCCCCACCATGAAGCCCGCGTTGACGGCGATGCGCCCTTCGAGGGCGTCCAGGTACTCCCCGAACCCGTTCCAGTTCCAGGGCGCCCCCTCCTCCAGCGCGACCAGCGACATCCCCTCGACCTTGGACATCATCCGGCGCGTGTAGTCCGCGTCCTCGGGGCGCTCGGGGTTCAGGGGCGCCAGCGTGAACCCGCAGTTGCCGCCCGCCACCGTCGTCACGCCGTGGTTGAGGGAGGGGGTCGCGTACGGGTCCCAGAACAGCTGGGCGTCGTAGTGGGTGTGCGGGTCGACGAAGCCGGGGGCGAGGACGAGCCCGCGGGCGTCCTCCGTGGTGCGCGCCTCCTGCGTCACCTCCCCGACGACGGCGATCCGGCCGTCCCGTATCCCGACGTCGGCGGTGTACGCGGGGGCGCCCGTTCCGTCCACGACGGTCGCGCCTCTGATCACATGGTCGAGCACGGCTAAGCCCCTTCCACACAGGCGACAAGCACGGATACGAAGGCTGTGCTGCCGCGCCCCGAAGGGGCGCGGGGAACTGCGCGAGCAACCACGACGGGCCCGCGGCCGACGGACGAACCGGCCCGCCGCCGACGGACAGACCTCGGCCCGCCGCCGACGGACGAACCGCGGCCCACCGGCGCCGGACGCACCTCAGCCGGCGCTCGCCGCGGAGCGGAACCGCGACGTCCGGTGCACCGGGTCCGTGTCGATCTTCGGGATCACGTGCTCCCCGACCAGCCGGATCGTCTGCAGGGTCGCCTCCTTCGGCACCCCCACCGGCAGCCCGAAGCTGAGCTGGTCCGCCCCGGCCTGCTCCCACCGCTTGCACTGGCGGAACACCTCGTCCGGGTCCCCGCAGATCAACAGCTCCTCCTCGATGAGCAGCTCGATGAACTCCTCGTTGTACTCGGGCAGCGTCTCCGGCCACACGGGGAAGCCGTCGGGCCGGGGGAAGGTGTCGTGGTACCGGAAGACGAGCGACGGCAGGTAGTGCAGCCCGCCGTTCACCGCGATACGGACCGCCTCGTCGTGGGTGGGCGCGCAGATCGCGGTCGTCGTCACCATGACGTTGTCGTTGACGAAGTCACCGATGGGCTCGGCGTCGACGATCGCCGTCTTGTACTTCTCCAGCACCCACTCCATGTCGGAGACCTTCTGCACACTGAAGCCGAGCACGCCGAGCCCCTTGCGCGCGGCCATGGAGTACGAGGGCGGCGACCCGGCGGCGTACCACATCGCGGGGTGCGACTTCCCGTACGGCTTGGGAAGGATCTTGCGCGGCGGCAGGGACCAGTGCTTGCCCTGGAAGCCGACGTACTCGTCCTGGAGCCACATCTTGGGGAACTCGGCGATGGTCTCTTCCCAGATCTCCTTGGTGTGGTTCATGTCGGTCACCCCGGGGATGAACCCGAGGATCTCGTGCGATCCGGCCCCGCGGCCGCTGCCGAACTCGAAGCGTCCCTCGGTGAGATGGTCGAGCATGGTGACCTTCTCGGCGACCTTCACGGGGTGGTTGACCTGGGCGAGCGGGTTGAAGATGCCGGAGCCGAGATGGATCCGGTCGGTGGCGTGCGCGAGGTAGCCGAGGAAGACGTCGTTGGCGGAGAGGTGCGAGTACTCCTCCAGGAAGTGGTGCTCGGACGCCCACGCGTACTTGAAACCGGACCTGTCCGCCTGGATGACGTACTCGGTCTCCTCCATCAGCGCCTTGTGCTCGGCTAGCGGGTCCGTCAAGGCCCGCTTGCCCACGTATCCCTGTACAAAGAGCCCGAATTCCAAGGAGGTTCACCGTCCTCAGCGATACCCGGCGACAGTATCTGACTGAACGTCAGATCTCGGTACGGCCGACTGTTCCACCGGCCCCGTGGAGCGTCAATAGCTGACGTGCCGTCAGATACGCGACCCGTGCCCGCGCCGCCCGGTCACAGGCTCACCCCCGCCAGCCAGCCCCCGTCGATGACGAACGGCTGCCCGGTGATGTAGGAGGAGTCCTCGCAGGAGAGGAAGAGGGCGAGGCGGGCGACCTCGTCGGGGCGGCCGATCCGGCCGAGCGGGATGCGCTTGCGGTAGAGCCTGTCGACGGCCTCGGCGGTCACCTCGTCGCCCGGGTCGGTCATGGCGGTGTCGATGGAGCCGGGGCAGACCGCGTTGACCCGGACGCCCTTGCGGGCCAGCTCCAGCGCGGCGACCCGGGTGAGGCCGACGATCGCGTGCTTGGTCGCGGCGTACGCGCCGACGTACGCCATCCCCGTCAGCCCCGTGTACGAGGCGGTGTTGACGATCGTGCCGCCGCCGGCCGCCTCGATCTCGGGGGCCAGGGTCTTGATGCCGAGGAAGACACCGACCTGGTTGACCTGAACGACCTGCATGAACTCGTCGAGGGGGGTGTCGACGAGGGAGTTGAAGCGCAGGACACCGGCATTGTTGACGAGGCCGTCGACGCGGCCGTACGCACCCTTGGCGGCGGCGACCGCCGTGGACCAGTCGGTCTCGCTGGACACGTCCAGGTGGACATAGAGCGCGCCGATCTCCTTGGCGAGGGCCTCCCCCTGGTCGTCGAGCACGTCGGCGACGACCACCCGCGCACCCTCGGCCCGGAACAGCCGGGCCTCCTGCTCTCCCTGGCCGCGCGCGGCGCCTGTGACGAGGACGACACGTCCGTCGAGCTTGCCCATGTGGACTCCCTTCGCGGTGCGTTGGCCGAGGTCAGGGTACCTCCGTTGCTGACGGATCGTCAGATGTGTGCCGGATGCTTGCGATCGCGATCCCAAGTGACCTGCGGGTAGGGATATTTGACCCTGTCCACCACACGTATCAGAGCCCAATAATCCGTCATCGGAAGGTAAAGCCACCCCCAAGGAGAGAGCCGAACATGGCGAAGAGGCGCTTCAGAAACAAGAAGGTCAGGTACCTGGCGATCGGTGCCTCGCTCGTGACCGGAACGGCTGTCGCGGCCGTACTCCTGCCGTCAGCCAGCGCTGCCGATGAAAAGACGCCCGAGCAGATCGTTACGATGTGCAAGGAGGCCGAAGTACTCAACGGTAAACGGCAGTCGGTATCGGACTTTTCGGGAGAGGTGTTCGACGGTTTCTCGTCCGACAACTGCGATTACGTGGAGACGAAGTTCGAAACCTTCGACGGCCCGACCGAGAAGGCGTCCATCGATTTCCCGAACTGCGAGCCGGATGCCACCGAGACGGCGAAGATATCCGTCACCTGGACGGCCACCGTCGCCCAGGGCAAGGGCAAGTACACGGAGACCAACCAGGGCGGTGGCGGCGGCCTCTTCGGAGTCCTGACCGGATCCTGGCTCGTGCACAAGAGCACTCTGGACATGACCGTGAAGTCGGCCACGGCCAGCGCCACGGAAGCGCATGATGTGCCGGTCGGCAAGGTTCTCCACATGGAGTTCACGCCGAAGATGCAGCGCATGACCGGCGAATGGCGGGCGCGGATCGACGGCAATGAGGCCAGCGTCGGCCAACCCCCCAGGGAAGAGCAGAACTTCGTGGCGCCGGAGGTCGTGGAGGGGCCCGTGGTCCTGCCGGGCGCCGCGGGCGCGCCAGGGGTCGCCGACGGCACCTCCAAGCCGGTCCTGGAGGACTGCTGATCCCGGCAACATCGCAGGAAGACCCCGGTTTTTGACTCACACGCCATCCCCAGGAGGACCCATGACCACCCCCGCGCCGCACCCCAGAAGGCACCGCAGCAAGAAGAAGCGCATCACCCTCGCCCTGGCACCTGTCGCGGCCCTCGCGGTGATCATCCCACTGATGAACGAGGCGGGCGCCGCCACCGCGTCCGAAGTGACCTCCGACTGTTCCTCGGACTCCGACAAACTCGAGAAATGCGAGTTCGTCGACGTCCAGGTCAAGAGGGACAGCCTCGGCCCCAACGAGCGCGTCTCACCCGTGACCCAGAACTGCGGGACGACGACCGGGGCGACCAACACCTTCACTGTCAATGCGACTGTCACCAGGATAGTTCAGCTGCAGGAGGGATTCACCGCGAGCTCCGAAACGAGTCTGGGCGGATCCATCTTGGAGATCGGTCTTAAAATGAACAGCTCCCAGTTCACCGTCACGCGCGACGACACGGCGACCGGCCTCTCGTTCAGCCGCTCCGACACCGTCAAGCCGGACAGCATCGGCTTCTTCATGTGGTCGCACAAACGCACCGACGTGAGCGGGTTCCTGCGGGCCACCTACAAGGAGGAGCAGGATGGCCAGAAAGTGTTCTTCGCACCGAGCGACGGCGGCACGTCGGTCCATGTCTTCTATCCGCAGATCCTGAAGAACGGCACGCCGGACGGCCGACTGTGGCTGCGCAACGTGAAATGCGGAACGCCCGAGGCGAACGGAATCATCAACTCGGGGAACAGCATCCGAGTGGAGCCCGGATTCGGCGAGGCCGGCGACGCCGTGACCGACGTCGAAATCCCGCTCTCCGAAATTCCCGCACCGTGAAGGTGAAGTGACGCGTTCTCAGGTGCGAAGCACGGACGCGGCCGTGATGGCCCCGAGCCACCGCAGCACCGCGTCCGTGCTGCCCCGGGCGTCGAGCTTGGCGTAGATGTTGCTGAGGTTGTTGCGGACGGTCTTCTCGCTCAGCCGCAACCGCAGGCTGATCTCCTGTGCGCCGAGGCCGGTGGAGAGCAGCTCCATGATCTGCCCTTCGCGGGGCGAGAGCAGGGACCGCAGCCGCTCCCTCGCCTCCTCCTCACCCGGTATGCGTCGGACCGCGTCCCGGACGGCGGCGCAGGCGATCGGCGAAAGGTAGGTGTGACCGACCGTGGCGGCCATGACCGCCGAGGAGAGCATGCGGGTGCAGTAGTCGCCCTCGACGAGATAGCCGGCCCCGCCCCGGAACACCTCGACGACCACCTCCGGGTCCTGGCGCGGACTGATGACGATCACCGGGGTGCTCATCGCGCCCATCGCCTTCAGTAACCCCGGAAAGGATGTCGACGGGTCCTCGCAGCGCAGGACCACGACATCCGCCTCGGTCTCCCGGAGGGCGCCATAGGGCGGCGGGATGTGCAGCGCGCTGCCCACGTACTGGTCGTCCGGGGCCGGCCAGTCGTCGTGCGGCCAGTCCTCTTCAGCACAGGCCAGCGCGACCGACAGGCCGTGGGGGGGCTGTGCCGGGACACGGAAGGGCTGTGCCGGCGCGCGGGAGGGCCGTGCCTGAGCAGCTGGAACGGTGGTGCCGACGTGCTGGGAAGTTCGGACGTGCCGGGG is drawn from Streptomyces bottropensis ATCC 25435 and contains these coding sequences:
- a CDS encoding N-acyl-D-amino-acid deacylase family protein is translated as MLDHVIRGATVVDGTGAPAYTADVGIRDGRIAVVGEVTQEARTTEDARGLVLAPGFVDPHTHYDAQLFWDPYATPSLNHGVTTVAGGNCGFTLAPLNPERPEDADYTRRMMSKVEGMSLVALEEGAPWNWNGFGEYLDALEGRIAVNAGFMVGHCALRRYVMGPDAVGGQPTDEQLDQMLRLFHEAMEAGAWGLSTTQSSTHSDGDGRPVASRHAKPAELIALSRAVGEHEGTQIEAIVAGCLDQFSDDEIDLFVEMSAVAGRPLNWNVLTIDASVPERVPRQLEASERARKAGGRVVALTMPILTPMNMSLGTFCALNLIPGWGPILGLPVPERIERLRDPEVRAEMLRRADSKEAGVFRRLANFGRYVIGDTYSEANEGLTGRVVKDIAAERGQEPFECLVEICAADDLRTVLWPMPTDNDPDSWALRSETWRHEDVLLGGSDAGAHLDRMCGAPYTTRFLGDCLRGRKLVGLEQAVKMLTDDPARLFGLRERGQVRKGWHADLVLFDPERVDAGKATLVHDLPGDSPRLDSRAIGVRAVWVNGVEAIRDDVVTGAVPGKVLRSGRDTRTVRTK
- a CDS encoding LLM class flavin-dependent oxidoreductase, whose product is MEFGLFVQGYVGKRALTDPLAEHKALMEETEYVIQADRSGFKYAWASEHHFLEEYSHLSANDVFLGYLAHATDRIHLGSGIFNPLAQVNHPVKVAEKVTMLDHLTEGRFEFGSGRGAGSHEILGFIPGVTDMNHTKEIWEETIAEFPKMWLQDEYVGFQGKHWSLPPRKILPKPYGKSHPAMWYAAGSPPSYSMAARKGLGVLGFSVQKVSDMEWVLEKYKTAIVDAEPIGDFVNDNVMVTTTAICAPTHDEAVRIAVNGGLHYLPSLVFRYHDTFPRPDGFPVWPETLPEYNEEFIELLIEEELLICGDPDEVFRQCKRWEQAGADQLSFGLPVGVPKEATLQTIRLVGEHVIPKIDTDPVHRTSRFRSAASAG
- a CDS encoding SDR family NAD(P)-dependent oxidoreductase, which encodes MGKLDGRVVLVTGAARGQGEQEARLFRAEGARVVVADVLDDQGEALAKEIGALYVHLDVSSETDWSTAVAAAKGAYGRVDGLVNNAGVLRFNSLVDTPLDEFMQVVQVNQVGVFLGIKTLAPEIEAAGGGTIVNTASYTGLTGMAYVGAYAATKHAIVGLTRVAALELARKGVRVNAVCPGSIDTAMTDPGDEVTAEAVDRLYRKRIPLGRIGRPDEVARLALFLSCEDSSYITGQPFVIDGGWLAGVSL
- a CDS encoding response regulator transcription factor — protein: MRSPRHVRTSQHVGTTVPAAQARPSRAPAQPFRVPAQPPHGLSVALACAEEDWPHDDWPAPDDQYVGSALHIPPPYGALRETEADVVVLRCEDPSTSFPGLLKAMGAMSTPVIVISPRQDPEVVVEVFRGGAGYLVEGDYCTRMLSSAVMAATVGHTYLSPIACAAVRDAVRRIPGEEEARERLRSLLSPREGQIMELLSTGLGAQEISLRLRLSEKTVRNNLSNIYAKLDARGSTDAVLRWLGAITAASVLRT